The Rhodopseudomonas palustris genome window below encodes:
- a CDS encoding M20 aminoacylase family protein yields MPTIDRIDAFADEMTAIRRDLHAHPEIGFEEVRTSSIVAEKLGQWGIEVHRGIGGTGVVGVLKGKGEGSRRIGLRADMDALPMDEATNLPWRSTIPGRFHGCGHDAHTTMLLGTARYLAETRNFDGTVHFIFQPAEEGLGGARAMLKDGLFEKFPCDEVYGLHNAPDLGHGEIAIRPGPAMAGADFFDITISGYGAHGAMPERSKDPVVIAMTLGQALQTIVSRNVDPLQSAVLSITQIHSGSAYNVIPGEARLAGTVRAFSDEIRNLIRTRMRAVAAGIAAAFEVDIKVDIRDIFSVLVNAPEHSERVAEVARSIVGDANVKTRETPKMGSEDFADMLQAVPGAYFWIGHDGNVPLHNPGFVLDDKILPVGASMFARLIETRLPVGGHDGATHV; encoded by the coding sequence ATGCCGACCATCGACCGTATCGACGCCTTCGCCGACGAAATGACCGCGATCCGCCGCGACCTTCACGCCCATCCCGAGATCGGCTTCGAAGAGGTGCGGACCTCGAGCATCGTCGCCGAGAAGCTCGGCCAATGGGGCATCGAGGTGCATCGCGGCATCGGCGGCACCGGCGTCGTCGGCGTGCTGAAGGGCAAAGGCGAAGGCAGCCGCCGCATCGGCCTGCGCGCCGACATGGACGCGCTGCCGATGGACGAAGCCACCAACCTGCCGTGGCGCTCGACCATCCCGGGCCGCTTCCACGGCTGCGGCCACGATGCGCACACCACCATGCTGCTCGGCACCGCGCGCTATCTCGCCGAGACCCGCAATTTCGACGGCACCGTGCACTTCATCTTCCAGCCGGCCGAGGAAGGGCTCGGCGGCGCGCGCGCGATGCTGAAGGACGGCCTGTTCGAGAAATTTCCGTGCGACGAAGTGTACGGCCTGCACAACGCGCCGGACCTCGGCCATGGCGAGATCGCGATCCGGCCCGGCCCGGCGATGGCCGGCGCCGATTTCTTCGACATCACCATCTCGGGCTACGGCGCCCACGGCGCGATGCCGGAGCGCTCCAAGGACCCGGTGGTGATCGCGATGACGCTCGGCCAGGCGCTGCAGACCATCGTCAGCCGCAACGTCGATCCGCTGCAGTCGGCGGTGCTGTCGATCACCCAGATCCATTCCGGCTCAGCCTATAACGTGATCCCCGGCGAAGCGCGGCTCGCCGGCACGGTGCGCGCGTTCTCCGACGAGATCCGCAACCTGATCCGCACCCGGATGCGCGCGGTCGCGGCCGGCATTGCGGCGGCGTTCGAGGTCGACATCAAGGTCGACATCCGCGACATCTTCAGCGTGCTGGTGAACGCGCCCGAGCACAGCGAGCGCGTCGCCGAGGTAGCGCGCAGCATCGTCGGCGACGCCAACGTGAAGACCCGCGAAACGCCGAAGATGGGCAGCGAGGATTTCGCCGATATGCTGCAGGCGGTGCCCGGCGCATATTTCTGGATCGGCCATGACGGCAACGTGCCGCTGCACAACCCGGGCTTCGTGCTCGATGACAAGATCCTGCCGGTCGGCGCCAGCATGTTCGCCCGGCTGATCGAAACCCGGCTGCCGGTCGGCGGCCACGACGGAGCTACGCATGTCTGA